A stretch of the Filimonas lacunae genome encodes the following:
- a CDS encoding TldD/PmbA family protein → MKRRDFLYMTGMGLGATLLPGIPSFGKDVPLDSPWTTVDVAIKKQMADVVLNQARSKGATYADVRIGRYLNQFVVTRENKVQNITNTESYGIGIRVIANGSWGFAATDKLDTDSIAKAAQLAVEIAKENSRLLKEPVILAPQKGYGEVSWKAPIEKNAFEVPIKDKVDLLLSVNDAAMKGGANYVNSILFLVNEQKYFASTDGSYIDQDIHRIWPTFTITKIDDTTGKFETRNALSAPMGMGYEYLLPRESDKIKGVTTLYKQRYDMLEDARNGASEVIQKMKAKSVEAGKYDLILDPSHLWLTIHESVGHPTELDRVLGYEANFAGTSFLTLDKWQSKNFNFGSKLVNIMADKKQPGSLGAVGYDDEGVATKEWPLIKDGILTSYQAIRDQAHILGLPASQGCCYADNWSSVQFQRMPNVSLQPGATSQSPADLIKNVEKGIYIIGDSSYSIDQQRYNFQFSGQLYFEIKNGKIAGMLKDVAYQSNTQEFWNSCSAIAGKEDYRLGGSFFDGKGQPSQSSAVSHGSSTARFNGVNVINTARKI, encoded by the coding sequence GTGAAAAGAAGAGACTTTTTGTACATGACAGGTATGGGACTGGGCGCAACGTTATTGCCGGGTATTCCTTCTTTTGGCAAAGATGTTCCGCTGGATAGCCCGTGGACCACTGTTGATGTAGCCATTAAAAAACAAATGGCCGATGTGGTACTCAACCAGGCCAGAAGCAAGGGCGCCACCTATGCCGATGTGCGCATTGGCCGCTATTTAAACCAGTTTGTAGTAACACGGGAAAACAAAGTACAGAACATTACCAATACCGAATCGTACGGCATTGGTATACGTGTTATTGCCAATGGCAGCTGGGGTTTTGCCGCTACCGATAAACTGGATACAGACAGCATTGCCAAGGCAGCGCAACTGGCTGTGGAGATTGCCAAAGAAAATTCGCGACTGTTAAAAGAACCGGTAATACTGGCCCCGCAAAAAGGCTATGGCGAAGTAAGCTGGAAAGCCCCTATTGAAAAGAACGCCTTTGAGGTGCCTATTAAAGACAAGGTAGATTTGCTGTTATCTGTGAACGATGCCGCTATGAAAGGAGGAGCTAATTATGTAAACTCTATCCTCTTCCTGGTGAACGAACAAAAGTACTTTGCTTCAACAGACGGCTCTTACATCGACCAGGACATTCATCGCATATGGCCTACGTTTACCATTACCAAAATAGACGATACTACCGGCAAGTTTGAAACCCGTAACGCGTTAAGCGCACCTATGGGCATGGGCTATGAATACCTGTTGCCACGGGAGTCGGACAAAATAAAAGGCGTTACCACTTTATATAAGCAACGCTACGATATGCTGGAAGATGCACGTAACGGCGCATCGGAAGTGATACAAAAAATGAAAGCCAAATCGGTTGAAGCGGGTAAGTATGATTTAATATTAGACCCATCGCACCTGTGGCTTACCATACATGAATCGGTAGGCCACCCTACCGAGCTGGATCGTGTGCTGGGCTACGAAGCCAACTTTGCCGGCACCAGCTTTTTAACGCTGGATAAATGGCAAAGCAAAAACTTCAACTTTGGCAGCAAACTGGTAAACATCATGGCCGACAAAAAACAGCCCGGCTCGTTAGGCGCTGTAGGCTATGATGATGAAGGTGTTGCAACCAAAGAATGGCCTTTAATAAAAGATGGCATACTCACCAGTTACCAGGCCATACGCGACCAGGCGCATATACTGGGCCTGCCGGCTTCACAAGGTTGTTGCTATGCCGATAACTGGAGTAGTGTACAGTTTCAACGTATGCCCAACGTATCGCTACAGCCAGGCGCCACCAGCCAGTCGCCTGCCGACCTTATTAAAAATGTAGAAAAAGGTATTTATATTATAGGAGACAGCTCTTACTCTATCGATCAGCAGCGTTATAATTTCCAGTTCAGCGGCCAACTGTATTTTGAAATTAAGAACGGCAAAATTGCGGGCATGCTAAAAGATGTGGCCTACCAAAGCAATACACAGGAGTTCTGGAATTCGTGCAGCGCTATAGCAGGGAAAGAAGATTACCGCCTTGGCGGTTCTTTCTTTGATGGTAAAGGTCAGCCCAGCCAATCTAGTGCTGTATCGCACGGATCGTCCACAGCACGCTTTAATGGAGTAAACGTAATTAACACAGCCAGAAAAATATAA
- a CDS encoding ankyrin repeat domain-containing protein codes for MKTTVLATLFTIAVSASAFGQKQLGIFDAVKLNDSTTVAMCLRHGLKVNTADYSGNTLLMEAAKSGSFASAKMLLAHGAKVDVQNEMGNTALMEATLRGNEEMVNLLLAAGARISIRNEVGETAFSIAEDFEKITIAKLFMEKGGSGVKENYAKQR; via the coding sequence ATGAAAACTACAGTATTAGCTACTCTGTTCACAATCGCGGTAAGCGCTTCAGCATTTGGTCAAAAACAATTAGGCATTTTCGATGCAGTTAAATTGAACGACTCAACTACTGTGGCCATGTGTTTACGCCATGGTTTGAAGGTTAATACGGCAGATTATAGTGGAAACACACTATTGATGGAAGCGGCTAAAAGCGGTAGCTTTGCTTCAGCAAAAATGTTACTGGCCCACGGTGCTAAAGTGGATGTTCAGAACGAAATGGGTAACACGGCTTTAATGGAAGCAACCCTACGAGGTAACGAAGAAATGGTAAACCTGTTGTTAGCAGCAGGTGCACGCATCTCAATCAGAAATGAAGTAGGCGAAACAGCCTTTAGTATAGCAGAAGACTTTGAAAAAATCACCATCGCTAAATTGTTTATGGAAAAAGGCGGCAGCGGCGTAAAAGAAAACTACGCTAAGCAGCGTTAA
- a CDS encoding CvfB family protein, with product MIEVGKFNTLKVVRQSEIGVFLDDGDKGILLPKRFVPPGAKVGDELEVFLYHDSDNRLIATTQKPIAVVGDMAMMKVVAVTPQGAFLDWGLMKDLFVAKSQQISFMREGGKYLVSLYIDAQTGRVAATEKIDRLLSNDDLTVKENDPVDLVVYRRSDIGYVVIINNVHTGVLYFDEVYEDLKPGDKLSGFIKKIREDNKIDVKAGVRGYDRVESETEKVLNLLKKNDGYLPYHDKSDPEDIYRVFGMSKKTFKMTTGALYKQKKISFTQTGIKLEE from the coding sequence ATGATCGAGGTAGGAAAATTCAACACGTTAAAAGTGGTTCGTCAGTCTGAAATAGGTGTTTTTTTAGATGATGGCGATAAAGGCATCCTGCTGCCCAAACGTTTTGTGCCCCCTGGCGCCAAAGTAGGAGACGAGTTGGAAGTGTTTTTGTACCACGATTCTGATAACCGGTTAATTGCTACTACTCAAAAGCCGATAGCCGTGGTGGGAGATATGGCTATGATGAAAGTGGTAGCAGTTACTCCGCAAGGCGCTTTTTTAGATTGGGGCCTGATGAAGGATCTGTTTGTGGCTAAATCCCAGCAGATAAGCTTTATGCGGGAAGGGGGTAAATACCTGGTATCATTATACATTGATGCACAAACCGGCCGGGTGGCGGCCACAGAAAAAATTGACCGTCTGCTTAGTAACGATGATCTTACGGTAAAAGAGAACGACCCCGTAGACCTGGTAGTGTATCGCAGAAGTGATATTGGCTATGTGGTCATTATCAACAATGTACATACAGGCGTACTGTATTTTGATGAGGTGTATGAAGATTTAAAGCCGGGAGATAAACTGTCTGGTTTTATTAAGAAAATACGGGAGGACAACAAAATAGATGTAAAAGCGGGCGTTCGTGGTTACGATCGTGTAGAAAGCGAAACGGAAAAGGTGTTAAACCTGTTGAAGAAAAACGATGGCTATTTGCCTTATCATGATAAGTCTGATCCCGAAGATATTTACCGCGTGTTTGGGATGAGCAAGAAAACATTTAAAATGACCACCGGTGCTTTGTACAAGCAAAAGAAGATCAGCTTTACCCAAACCGGCATTAAGTTAGAAGAATAG
- a CDS encoding response regulator → MIRKILLADDDGDDRLIFTEVFDLLGDSKATLSVVENGLEVISFLESITEDGHLPNLIILDHNMPKMNGKQALEYLKNTHRYKNINVIIYSTYNDASFIGECEKLGAASIVVKPSSYDEYVAMVQDFLKLS, encoded by the coding sequence ATGATAAGGAAAATTCTTTTAGCGGATGATGATGGTGATGACCGTTTGATATTTACCGAAGTGTTTGATTTGCTGGGTGATAGCAAGGCAACGCTGAGTGTGGTAGAAAACGGTCTGGAAGTAATCAGCTTCCTGGAAAGCATTACAGAAGACGGGCATTTACCTAACCTCATTATCCTGGATCATAACATGCCTAAGATGAATGGTAAGCAAGCATTGGAATACCTGAAAAACACCCACCGCTACAAAAACATCAACGTTATTATCTACTCCACTTATAATGATGCTTCGTTTATAGGCGAATGCGAAAAACTTGGGGCTGCTTCCATAGTGGTAAAACCCAGTTCTTATGATGAATATGTTGCCATGGTGCAAGACTTTCTGAAATTAAGCTAG
- a CDS encoding isoaspartyl peptidase/L-asparaginase family protein, with translation MLHRRHFLKMGTLGVSSLPFLSMASRKQPAGNKPIVISTWNEGIAANKAAWEILGKGGRALDAVEAGVRVTEDSINCCVGLGANPDRDGHVTLDASIMDEHGNCGSVAFLERIKHPISVARRVMEKTPHVMLVGEGAQRFAVAEGFPLEADKLSADAEASYKEWLKKSEYKPVVNIENTGHGPFAPARLSNGDLNHDTIGMVALDAAGNFGGSCTTSGMGFKMRGRLGDSPIIGAGLFVDNEVGAATSSGLGEEVIKVCGTHLVVELMRQGYSPEKACKLAVERIVKRNKGNVKDIQVGFLAINKAGEYGAFAIQKGFTYAVCTGENKNEMVASKYFI, from the coding sequence ATGTTACATCGAAGGCATTTTTTGAAGATGGGAACACTGGGTGTTTCTTCTCTTCCTTTTTTATCGATGGCATCCCGTAAACAACCTGCGGGAAATAAGCCTATTGTTATATCCACCTGGAATGAGGGCATTGCAGCCAATAAGGCGGCGTGGGAAATTTTAGGAAAAGGTGGCCGTGCTTTGGATGCGGTAGAAGCCGGCGTAAGAGTAACAGAAGATTCCATCAACTGCTGCGTAGGCTTGGGGGCTAATCCCGACCGTGATGGCCATGTAACACTGGATGCTTCTATTATGGATGAACACGGCAACTGTGGCAGTGTGGCTTTCCTGGAAAGAATAAAACATCCTATTTCTGTAGCCAGAAGGGTGATGGAAAAAACGCCGCACGTAATGCTGGTAGGAGAAGGCGCACAGCGCTTTGCTGTTGCGGAAGGTTTTCCGTTGGAAGCCGATAAGCTTTCTGCCGATGCAGAAGCTTCTTACAAAGAATGGTTGAAAAAATCAGAATACAAGCCTGTTGTCAATATTGAAAATACTGGCCACGGTCCTTTTGCTCCTGCACGTTTAAGCAATGGCGATTTAAACCACGATACCATTGGCATGGTGGCTTTGGATGCTGCAGGCAATTTTGGGGGTAGCTGTACCACCAGTGGTATGGGCTTTAAAATGCGTGGTCGCCTGGGCGATTCGCCTATTATTGGTGCTGGCTTGTTTGTAGATAATGAAGTAGGGGCTGCTACCTCTTCCGGTTTGGGCGAAGAAGTGATTAAGGTGTGTGGCACACACCTGGTGGTAGAACTGATGCGCCAGGGCTATAGTCCCGAAAAAGCCTGTAAGCTAGCTGTAGAGCGTATTGTAAAAAGAAATAAAGGCAATGTAAAGGATATACAGGTAGGCTTTCTTGCTATTAATAAAGCAGGCGAATATGGTGCATTTGCTATTCAAAAAGGCTTTACCTATGCGGTATGCACTGGTGAGAATAAAAACGAAATGGTGGCATCCAAATACTTTATATAA
- a CDS encoding TldD/PmbA family protein, whose protein sequence is MPILSKEEAQALLKKVIAFSKADAIEVNLYGSDGGNIRYARNAVSTSGGISTTGLVVQSSYGKKVGTATINEFDDASLEKAVRRSEELAHLAPENPEFMPNLGPQQYQESKMYVPATAAINPKLRADAVAKSLEVATQNNLVAAGFWENATRFSAMMNSNGLFAYNTGTDVSFNVTLRTQDGKGSGYASKGYNDINKLDVAAATRIAAQKAANSSSAKALEPGKYTVILEPAAAIVLLENIFFNMDARSADEGRSFLSKAGGKTKLGEKLVDERVNIYSDPLNPDMPTSTWSGDGRPQEKIKWIENGAIKNLYYSRYWAKEKNAKSVPFPDSIIVEGGSASLEDLIKGTEKGILVTRLWYIREVDPQTLLYTGLTRDGTFYIENGQIKYPIKNFRFNESPIIMLNNLEELGKPERTVSGESGIQALIPPMKVRDFTFTSLSDAV, encoded by the coding sequence ATGCCTATACTTAGCAAAGAAGAAGCACAGGCATTACTGAAAAAAGTGATTGCCTTTTCCAAAGCAGATGCCATAGAAGTGAACCTGTATGGGTCGGATGGCGGCAACATACGCTACGCACGTAACGCCGTATCTACCAGCGGTGGCATCAGCACTACCGGCCTGGTGGTACAATCGTCCTATGGCAAAAAAGTGGGTACTGCCACTATTAATGAATTTGATGACGCATCGCTGGAAAAAGCCGTTCGCCGTTCAGAAGAACTGGCCCACCTGGCGCCTGAAAATCCCGAATTCATGCCCAACCTGGGGCCGCAGCAATACCAGGAATCGAAAATGTATGTGCCAGCAACAGCCGCCATTAACCCCAAACTACGTGCAGATGCCGTAGCCAAAAGCCTGGAGGTGGCCACACAAAACAACCTGGTAGCAGCCGGCTTCTGGGAAAACGCCACCCGCTTTTCGGCTATGATGAACAGCAACGGCCTGTTTGCCTACAACACCGGCACCGATGTTAGCTTTAACGTAACCCTGCGCACACAGGATGGTAAAGGTTCGGGTTATGCCTCTAAAGGATATAACGATATCAATAAGCTGGATGTAGCAGCCGCCACCCGCATAGCCGCACAAAAAGCAGCCAACTCGTCCAGCGCCAAAGCACTGGAACCCGGCAAGTATACCGTGATACTGGAACCAGCCGCCGCCATTGTGTTACTGGAAAATATATTCTTTAACATGGACGCGCGCAGCGCCGATGAAGGCCGCAGCTTTTTAAGCAAAGCAGGCGGCAAAACCAAATTGGGAGAAAAGCTGGTTGATGAACGCGTAAACATTTACTCCGATCCATTAAACCCCGATATGCCTACCAGCACATGGAGTGGTGATGGACGCCCACAGGAAAAAATAAAATGGATAGAGAACGGGGCTATCAAAAACCTGTATTACAGCCGTTACTGGGCCAAGGAAAAAAATGCCAAATCAGTACCGTTTCCGGACAGCATTATTGTAGAAGGCGGCAGCGCTTCTCTGGAAGACCTGATTAAAGGCACCGAGAAAGGCATACTGGTTACCCGTTTGTGGTACATACGCGAGGTAGATCCACAAACATTACTCTACACCGGCCTTACACGTGACGGGACTTTTTACATAGAAAACGGCCAGATCAAATACCCGATTAAAAACTTCCGCTTCAACGAAAGCCCTATCATTATGCTCAACAACCTGGAAGAACTAGGCAAGCCTGAGCGTACGGTTAGCGGCGAATCGGGCATACAGGCATTAATACCACCGATGAAAGTGAGAGATTTTACATTCACCTCTTTATCAGACGCCGTATAG